From Pararhodobacter zhoushanensis, the proteins below share one genomic window:
- a CDS encoding aminotransferase, translated as MSLPLNPAFAATFAPPVPEARRWLTQTTVPSEYPLLNLSQAAPVEPPTADLRAAMARAIEQDPEIHLYGPVLGNAALRERLAARTAALYAGAVRGEQVALTSGCNQAFCAVIATLAGPGDDVILPTPWYFNHVMWLSMTGVKAVPLPTGSDLLPDLERCAALITPRTKAITLVTPNNPGGVEYSAETLDAFAALAERHGIALIVDETYRDFHTQDGPPHRLFQNPDWDRNFIHLYSFSKAYRLTGHRVGAIAASPARLAEIEKFLDTVTICVSGPGQMAALWGLENLESWLAGERLEILRRRRALLDGFAQVPGWELLGCGAYFGYARHPFETDSTTVAKRLLAEVGVLMLPGTMFRPDAQSEGAREMRIAFANADVGEIGHLIERLKAVS; from the coding sequence ATGTCCCTGCCCCTGAACCCTGCCTTCGCCGCCACCTTTGCCCCGCCGGTCCCCGAAGCGCGCCGTTGGTTAACCCAGACCACAGTGCCGTCGGAGTATCCGCTGCTCAACCTGTCGCAAGCGGCCCCGGTCGAGCCGCCGACCGCGGATCTGCGTGCAGCCATGGCGCGGGCGATCGAGCAAGACCCCGAGATCCACCTCTACGGTCCGGTTTTGGGTAATGCCGCCCTGCGCGAGAGATTGGCGGCGCGGACGGCTGCGTTGTACGCTGGCGCCGTGCGGGGTGAACAGGTCGCGCTGACGTCGGGCTGCAACCAGGCATTTTGCGCGGTGATCGCCACGCTCGCCGGACCGGGGGACGACGTCATTCTGCCAACGCCGTGGTACTTTAACCATGTTATGTGGCTCAGCATGACTGGTGTGAAGGCTGTGCCGCTGCCCACAGGCTCGGATCTGTTGCCCGATCTTGAGCGCTGCGCCGCCCTGATCACGCCCCGCACCAAAGCGATCACGCTGGTGACGCCGAACAATCCCGGTGGTGTCGAGTATTCCGCCGAGACGCTGGATGCGTTTGCTGCCCTGGCCGAACGCCATGGCATCGCCTTGATCGTCGATGAGACCTACCGCGATTTCCACACGCAAGACGGACCGCCGCATCGGCTGTTCCAGAACCCGGACTGGGACCGGAATTTCATTCATCTCTACAGCTTTTCGAAAGCCTATCGCCTGACGGGCCACCGCGTCGGGGCGATTGCCGCGTCGCCCGCGCGTCTGGCCGAGATCGAGAAGTTTCTCGATACGGTGACGATTTGTGTATCCGGCCCCGGGCAAATGGCGGCGCTTTGGGGGTTGGAGAACCTTGAAAGCTGGCTGGCCGGTGAGCGCCTGGAAATTTTGCGGCGACGCCGCGCCCTGCTGGACGGTTTCGCGCAGGTCCCTGGGTGGGAGCTGCTGGGTTGCGGCGCTTATTTCGGCTACGCGCGCCACCCGTTTGAAACCGATTCAACCACTGTCGCCAAACGGTTGCTGGCAGAGGTCGGCGTTCTCATGCTTCCGGGCACGATGTTCCGGCCCGACGCACAAAGCGAGGGTGCAAGAGAGATGCGAATAGCCTTTGCCAACGCGGATGTCGGCGAGATCGGGCACTTGATCGAACGGCTCAAGGCGGTGAGCTGA
- a CDS encoding RsmB/NOP family class I SAM-dependent RNA methyltransferase, with translation MTPAAREAAAIELLDRWLGGHPVEQALTLWARASRFAGSGDREAVRDLVFQAVRRRRSAAALGGGETGRALVLGLAREAGIRPEAWTGVGHAPAELSEAEARLLDAPLPVLARPVALDCPDWLLDHFEAALQGQTDVILSRMRDRAPVFLRVNTARTSRDAVVSELTALGIETRPHPLAPTALEITANPRRLRNSDALAEGRVEMQDAASQAIALDFAAHARGPVLDYCAGGGGKALALAAEGFSVSAHDIDPRRMADLPARAKRAGAAIQVLSGPPTGTWSAIFADAPCSGSGSWRRAPEAKWAFTPARLAELTAIQDTILRQCADLTAPGGLLGYATCSMLREENEDRVKAFLENQPGWRCILERRLSPLDGGDGFYLAVLRKSAGS, from the coding sequence ATGACCCCTGCCGCGCGCGAGGCTGCCGCCATTGAACTTCTCGACCGCTGGCTGGGCGGGCACCCTGTTGAGCAGGCGCTCACCCTCTGGGCGCGGGCCAGCCGATTCGCAGGGTCCGGTGATCGCGAGGCCGTGCGCGATCTGGTGTTTCAGGCGGTGCGGCGCCGGCGGTCGGCGGCGGCTCTCGGTGGCGGCGAAACGGGGCGCGCGCTGGTGCTCGGCCTCGCGCGCGAGGCCGGGATCCGGCCCGAAGCCTGGACCGGCGTCGGTCACGCTCCTGCTGAACTGAGCGAAGCCGAGGCGCGCCTTCTGGACGCGCCGCTGCCCGTTCTGGCCCGGCCTGTCGCGCTCGACTGTCCGGACTGGCTGCTCGACCATTTTGAGGCCGCGCTGCAGGGGCAGACCGACGTCATCCTGTCACGCATGCGCGATCGCGCTCCGGTTTTTCTCCGCGTCAACACGGCACGGACCAGCCGTGACGCGGTGGTCAGCGAGCTCACGGCGCTGGGGATCGAAACGCGCCCGCACCCGTTGGCGCCAACCGCGCTCGAAATCACCGCAAACCCCCGTCGCTTGCGCAACTCTGACGCGCTGGCCGAAGGGCGCGTCGAGATGCAGGACGCGGCCAGTCAGGCCATTGCGCTCGACTTTGCCGCCCATGCCCGCGGCCCCGTGCTGGACTATTGCGCCGGGGGCGGTGGCAAGGCGCTGGCACTTGCCGCCGAAGGATTCTCCGTTTCGGCGCATGATATTGATCCCCGCCGCATGGCCGACCTGCCAGCACGCGCCAAACGTGCAGGGGCAGCCATCCAGGTTCTTTCCGGCCCGCCCACCGGGACGTGGTCCGCCATTTTTGCGGACGCACCCTGTTCTGGCTCAGGCAGCTGGCGACGTGCGCCCGAGGCGAAATGGGCTTTTACACCCGCGAGGCTGGCCGAGTTGACGGCAATTCAGGACACCATCTTGCGCCAGTGCGCGGACCTCACGGCGCCAGGCGGTTTGCTGGGGTATGCGACATGTTCGATGCTGCGCGAGGAAAATGAAGATCGGGTTAAAGCGTTTTTGGAAAACCAGCCCGGCTGGCGCTGTATTCTCGAGCGGCGTTTGTCCCCCCTTGACGGGGGCGATGGCTTTTATCTGGCGGTGCTGCGCAAAAGCGCTGGCAGCTAA